The Chitinophaga sp. H8 genome contains a region encoding:
- a CDS encoding condensin complex protein MksE, whose translation MEYDDTEKDLNLRYAFMTDRAAKGAFAKLDYQLRSGTHIQRNFPKPAALYTFLDKYYDSLQSYYEDFFDMLLKKEGEGWNAYFYLDFHESSRGKIPSDPSFKGYLKTEYVLIGLLFFKVFKLDGNIELSKISDFVNLLYQEYDDLLHKLQRVVSSIESDAGSDMNEGKLNSLVHKAFTEFHQLGWIEKDANDSDYFTYQPSFERLRRIYYPQIETIDEIIKHKEHG comes from the coding sequence ATGGAGTATGACGATACTGAAAAAGATCTAAACCTGCGTTATGCATTTATGACGGACAGGGCTGCCAAAGGCGCCTTTGCCAAACTTGACTATCAGCTTAGGTCGGGCACGCATATACAGCGCAATTTCCCGAAGCCTGCCGCGCTTTATACCTTCCTGGATAAATACTATGACAGCCTTCAGTCTTACTATGAGGATTTTTTTGACATGCTGCTCAAAAAGGAGGGCGAAGGATGGAACGCTTATTTCTATCTAGATTTTCATGAAAGTTCACGGGGAAAAATACCTTCTGATCCTTCCTTTAAAGGATATCTCAAGACTGAATATGTCCTGATAGGGCTGCTCTTTTTCAAGGTATTCAAACTCGACGGCAATATTGAATTGTCCAAAATATCCGATTTTGTTAACCTGCTGTACCAGGAGTACGACGACCTGCTCCATAAGCTGCAACGTGTGGTATCGTCTATCGAAAGCGACGCCGGTTCGGATATGAACGAAGGAAAACTGAATAGCCTGGTTCATAAAGCCTTTACCGAATTTCACCAGTTGGGCTGGATAGAAAAAGATGCAAACGATAGCGATTATTTTACTTATCAGCCCTCGTTTGAAAGGTTAAGAAGGATTTACTATCCGCAGATTGAAACGATTGATGAAATCATAAAGCACAAAGAGCATGGCTAA
- a CDS encoding AAA family ATPase, producing MLESIAIRSVATYDTTGIEINGLKKINFIYGTNGCGKTTLSKLIFNPTDSVYAKCHLGWRGHLPLNALVYNKDFRDRNFGKGKIDGVFTLGQATKEQIEAIGKMQSELEEIKENGLKKKSTLEGQEATKLQEDNDFKEAIWHDIYKENEDDFKETFKGYMRKDAFRDKILQEFTSNEDALLTIEELRERAKTIFGEVPNILPSISAIEFKGILAIESDKIWGKKIIGKADVQISALIQKLNLNDWVNEGRNYIDEDKVCPFCQQQTITANFKQQLENYFDESFTQDTARAKELSEEYHRLSENLQYILEQIELQQKRNQDSKLNVEPFAAFLKTLISQFVANKELLGNKIKEPSRSVNLTSTKEQLESIQKIIGESNSEIKKHNDIVNDFTNQKAKLIKAVWKYLVESHRGTIAAFVSKQDGLGKGIDALQKQVKALQDKYKEQQKKIRDANKNVTSVQPSVDEINRILRSYGFLNFEIVPSKTESNQYQIHREDGSIAESTLSEGEATFITFLYYLQLAKGSLNEESITTERILVVDDPISSLDSNVLFVVSSLIKEIIKSIKSNVGSVKQIILLTHNVYFHKEVSFVDGRTPRNGDTNYWILRKKNNTSSVQPFGQENPIQSSYELLWKELSNSTKNSGITIQNTMRRIIENYFKILGKYADDDLIKSFDNQQEQEICRSLVCWINDGSHGLPDDLYVEQQDAVIDRYFEVFKEIFIRMGHEEHYKMMHKEQKENEVAVA from the coding sequence ATGCTTGAATCAATTGCAATTAGAAGCGTTGCCACTTATGATACAACTGGCATTGAGATAAATGGTTTGAAAAAAATCAATTTTATCTATGGCACAAATGGTTGTGGAAAAACAACCCTTTCCAAATTAATATTTAATCCAACGGATTCAGTATATGCTAAATGTCATTTAGGGTGGAGAGGCCATCTCCCTCTGAATGCTCTTGTATACAATAAAGATTTTCGTGACAGAAATTTTGGGAAAGGAAAGATAGACGGTGTCTTCACTTTAGGGCAGGCAACAAAAGAACAAATTGAAGCGATCGGAAAAATGCAATCTGAGTTAGAAGAGATCAAGGAAAATGGTTTGAAAAAGAAGAGCACACTTGAGGGACAGGAAGCAACAAAACTTCAAGAAGATAACGACTTTAAGGAAGCTATATGGCATGATATATATAAGGAGAACGAGGATGATTTCAAAGAAACTTTTAAGGGATACATGAGAAAAGATGCATTCAGAGATAAAATATTGCAGGAATTTACAAGTAATGAAGATGCGTTGTTGACAATTGAAGAATTACGAGAAAGGGCAAAGACAATATTTGGTGAAGTCCCTAATATTTTGCCCTCGATTTCAGCCATTGAATTTAAAGGGATATTAGCGATTGAATCTGATAAAATCTGGGGTAAGAAAATTATTGGCAAGGCAGATGTTCAAATTTCAGCATTAATTCAAAAGCTAAACCTTAATGATTGGGTTAATGAAGGACGAAATTATATTGATGAGGATAAAGTTTGTCCATTTTGCCAACAGCAAACAATTACTGCAAACTTTAAACAGCAACTTGAAAATTATTTTGACGAATCATTTACTCAAGATACTGCAAGGGCAAAAGAACTCTCCGAAGAGTATCATAGACTATCGGAAAACCTTCAATATATTCTGGAACAAATAGAGCTACAGCAAAAAAGAAATCAAGATTCCAAACTTAATGTTGAACCGTTTGCAGCTTTTCTAAAAACGTTGATAAGTCAATTTGTTGCTAATAAAGAACTGTTAGGGAATAAAATAAAAGAGCCGAGCAGAAGTGTAAATCTGACTTCAACAAAAGAACAGCTGGAAAGTATCCAAAAAATAATTGGAGAGTCTAATAGCGAGATTAAGAAGCACAATGATATCGTCAACGATTTTACCAATCAGAAAGCTAAGCTCATTAAAGCAGTCTGGAAGTATTTAGTAGAAAGTCATCGAGGAACTATTGCGGCCTTCGTAAGTAAGCAAGATGGTTTAGGTAAGGGAATTGACGCTTTACAAAAACAAGTAAAAGCATTACAGGATAAATACAAGGAACAACAAAAGAAAATAAGAGATGCCAATAAAAACGTTACCAGTGTGCAACCTTCTGTTGATGAAATAAATAGAATACTAAGATCTTACGGCTTCCTAAACTTTGAAATAGTTCCCTCCAAGACAGAGTCAAATCAATACCAGATACATAGAGAAGACGGATCAATTGCAGAATCGACATTAAGTGAAGGCGAGGCTACTTTTATTACTTTTCTATATTACCTACAATTGGCTAAAGGAAGCCTAAACGAAGAGTCCATTACAACAGAGCGGATTTTAGTTGTTGACGATCCTATTTCCAGTTTAGATAGTAATGTTCTTTTTGTGGTAAGCTCACTTATAAAAGAGATAATCAAATCGATAAAGAGTAACGTAGGCAGCGTTAAGCAAATTATTTTGCTTACTCACAATGTTTATTTCCATAAGGAAGTCTCTTTTGTTGATGGGAGAACTCCCCGGAACGGAGACACCAACTATTGGATATTGAGGAAGAAAAATAACACTTCGTCTGTACAACCTTTTGGACAAGAAAATCCTATTCAAAGTTCTTATGAATTGCTTTGGAAGGAATTAAGTAATTCAACAAAAAACTCGGGCATTACTATTCAGAATACTATGAGAAGAATTATAGAGAATTATTTCAAAATATTAGGTAAGTATGCTGATGACGATTTGATCAAAAGTTTTGACAATCAGCAAGAACAAGAAATTTGTCGATCACTTGTTTGCTGGATAAATGATGGCTCTCATGGTCTCCCTGATGATCTTTATGTGGAACAGCAAGATGCTGTAATTGATCGCTATTTCGAAGTGTTTAAAGAAATATTTATTAGAATGGGACATGAAGAGCATTACAAAATGATGCATAAAGAGCAGAAGGAAAACGAGGTTGCCGTCGCTTAG
- a CDS encoding RagB/SusD family nutrient uptake outer membrane protein has product MKSYSVYNYFLLGIVLLCCQACNKFLETKPDTKLAIPNTFEDCQALLDGYSTVNMGYPYVGELCTDNFSIVTDIWASISDYEDRMLYIWDDKITPPQAQWASPYQTVYIANQVLSILENLPEGPRRQQMAGAAYFYRAYALFSLAEIFAPVLLKDGSNAAVTALPYRTSPNVEDKSVRIPLGEFFSKLISDLEQAEKLLQQSNGLPSRPNSIAVVALLSRIYLYLQDYEKALTYTTKALELNNALVDYNTLQVDEESPFKQFNDEVIFQAISTGSFTFYRTIWKVDPQLYESYADNDLRKYLLFMDNGDNTFSFKGNYDGELNQSPFSGLAVDELVLTQAECLVRLKQVDKAKESINYLREKRYKKGTFQPIVTSEPDLLLNEILEERRKELVMRQRRWPDLKRLNLAPKTATTLTRTIAGKQYQLLPNSGFYTMLIPLEIISNSSLPQTER; this is encoded by the coding sequence ATGAAAAGTTATTCAGTATATAATTACTTCCTGCTGGGCATTGTATTGCTCTGTTGCCAGGCATGCAACAAATTTTTGGAGACCAAGCCGGATACGAAACTGGCGATACCCAACACTTTTGAAGATTGCCAGGCGCTGCTGGATGGATATTCAACAGTAAATATGGGCTATCCGTATGTGGGTGAGCTGTGTACAGACAATTTTTCAATTGTCACGGATATTTGGGCCAGTATCAGTGATTATGAAGACCGCATGCTCTATATCTGGGACGACAAGATCACGCCGCCGCAGGCACAATGGGCATCGCCGTATCAGACAGTGTATATCGCAAACCAGGTGCTGTCTATTCTCGAAAATTTGCCAGAAGGTCCCCGGCGTCAGCAAATGGCGGGAGCGGCCTATTTCTACCGGGCCTATGCATTGTTCAGTTTGGCTGAGATATTTGCTCCTGTGTTGTTAAAGGATGGAAGTAATGCAGCGGTTACCGCATTGCCCTACCGCACCTCCCCGAATGTGGAAGACAAGAGTGTTCGGATACCGCTTGGAGAATTTTTCTCCAAGTTAATATCCGATCTGGAGCAGGCCGAAAAATTATTACAGCAATCTAATGGACTTCCCTCCAGACCGAATAGCATTGCAGTAGTTGCATTGTTGTCAAGAATATATCTATATCTGCAAGACTATGAAAAGGCATTGACCTATACCACAAAAGCGCTTGAGCTAAATAACGCATTGGTAGATTACAATACGCTACAGGTGGATGAGGAGAGCCCTTTTAAACAATTTAATGATGAAGTTATTTTTCAGGCAATCTCTACCGGATCATTTACTTTTTATCGTACAATATGGAAGGTTGATCCCCAGCTATACGAAAGTTATGCGGATAATGACCTGAGAAAATATTTGCTTTTTATGGATAATGGTGATAATACATTCTCTTTTAAGGGTAATTATGATGGTGAATTGAACCAGTCGCCTTTCAGTGGTCTTGCTGTAGATGAACTGGTGTTGACCCAGGCTGAATGCTTGGTCAGGTTAAAACAGGTCGATAAGGCAAAAGAATCGATCAACTATTTACGTGAAAAGCGCTATAAAAAAGGCACTTTTCAGCCAATAGTAACTTCGGAGCCCGATCTATTGCTAAATGAAATCCTGGAGGAGCGCAGAAAAGAACTGGTTATGCGGCAGCGGCGTTGGCCGGATCTAAAACGCCTGAATTTAGCACCTAAGACTGCAACGACCCTGACCAGAACGATCGCAGGTAAGCAGTATCAATTGCTGCCGAATAGCGGGTTTTACACTATGTTGATCCCACTGGAAATAATTAGTAATTCTTCTTTACCACAAACTGAACGATAA
- a CDS encoding P-loop NTPase fold protein, translating into MIKDIHIDKPASLQSEDCFQRYEFSKRIASIIATPKIDKSLIVGLYGKWGEGKTSVMNFVQQELPEETVIVNFNPWMFADEQHLLKSFFSILADALGEKINNGKEQWGKIFADYGDAIGDAAEYIPKVGRSIKWLGKLGQKLSTVSVEKLKSRVDKIIRESGKNIVVFVDDIDRLDIQEIQYVFKLVKLVGDFPRTAYVLSFDDEMVSAALALKYGGDKKAAGYNFLEKIIQVPLKIPKASKKALYKYTADLLNSVMTDAGIELNKEEVNDFIEAFNTAFLPFMDNPRMAIRYANTLAFSLPLLNGEVNTGNLIIIEGIKIFYPELYDFIRSNAYLFTQRTGNREYDHEQPEKEQVRNKLSSAIDIYTMDKRTAIIEILQQLFPQLKAVYDNTSFPDSAYTRWKKERKICSAKYFDRYFSYTVQEGDLPDNYFDQLLADLQNNTVESLVTKLSQAVGQYGAFDIVQKFRMQEEELNEIQSENLAMVLAQIGQSFPVEEDIHFATTYAQSANLIARLIRNITAAKRLSLVLKLLTASPSLEYAMEINYWLMYREKNYPTTAIFSEQDEVAIQQHLVTLFKEKMTYDNFFTLVSDGNLWRILAWWSKWDDQKGALKTFWSEHLGRGNNHEFALKLIKVFTPTINASSYNPQNKQVNSSSYKSGFYDANFDALSEVIDVDLLSKNLIAFYGDNPHKEGPSVISARDPIDDKTLVSIFQWFMKNKLVESKLKE; encoded by the coding sequence ATGATTAAAGATATTCATATAGATAAGCCAGCCTCCTTGCAATCTGAAGATTGCTTCCAGCGCTACGAATTTTCAAAGCGTATTGCATCCATCATTGCTACGCCTAAAATTGACAAATCCTTAATCGTGGGGTTGTATGGTAAATGGGGTGAAGGAAAAACATCGGTAATGAATTTTGTGCAGCAAGAGCTTCCCGAGGAAACGGTAATCGTTAACTTCAACCCCTGGATGTTTGCGGACGAACAGCATTTACTCAAATCCTTTTTCTCAATTTTAGCGGATGCATTAGGAGAAAAAATTAATAATGGAAAGGAGCAATGGGGGAAGATATTCGCTGATTATGGTGATGCAATTGGCGATGCAGCAGAGTATATACCAAAAGTAGGTCGTTCCATTAAATGGTTGGGAAAGTTGGGACAGAAATTAAGTACTGTTTCTGTCGAAAAGCTTAAAAGTCGGGTTGATAAGATAATTCGAGAATCGGGCAAAAACATCGTTGTCTTTGTCGATGATATTGACCGGCTGGATATTCAGGAAATTCAATACGTTTTTAAACTTGTAAAATTGGTAGGCGACTTTCCCCGGACAGCTTATGTGCTTTCTTTTGATGACGAAATGGTTTCTGCTGCCTTAGCGCTCAAGTATGGAGGTGATAAGAAAGCAGCCGGTTATAATTTCCTGGAAAAGATCATACAGGTCCCCTTAAAAATACCTAAAGCAAGTAAGAAAGCTCTGTATAAATATACTGCCGACTTACTTAACAGCGTAATGACCGATGCCGGAATCGAATTAAACAAAGAAGAGGTAAACGATTTTATAGAAGCTTTCAATACCGCATTTCTGCCATTCATGGATAATCCAAGAATGGCTATCCGGTATGCTAACACACTTGCTTTTTCTCTGCCTTTATTGAATGGGGAAGTGAATACAGGAAACTTAATTATTATTGAAGGGATAAAGATATTTTACCCGGAGCTTTACGATTTCATAAGATCAAATGCTTACCTGTTTACACAAAGAACCGGAAACCGGGAATATGATCATGAACAGCCAGAGAAGGAGCAAGTAAGGAATAAACTATCAAGCGCTATTGATATATATACAATGGATAAGCGAACTGCCATTATTGAGATACTGCAACAATTATTTCCTCAATTGAAGGCGGTTTATGATAATACAAGCTTTCCTGATAGTGCCTATACACGATGGAAGAAGGAGCGGAAAATATGCTCGGCAAAATACTTTGACCGGTATTTTTCTTACACGGTGCAGGAAGGAGACTTACCCGATAACTATTTCGACCAACTACTGGCAGACCTTCAAAACAATACAGTTGAAAGTTTGGTCACAAAACTCTCGCAGGCAGTGGGGCAATATGGTGCATTTGATATAGTTCAAAAATTCAGGATGCAGGAGGAAGAACTAAATGAAATACAATCTGAAAACCTTGCTATGGTTTTAGCACAAATTGGCCAATCATTTCCCGTGGAAGAGGATATCCATTTTGCGACAACATATGCACAGTCCGCGAATCTCATAGCCAGGTTGATTAGAAATATCACCGCAGCCAAAAGGCTTAGCCTTGTTTTAAAATTGCTAACAGCATCTCCGTCCTTAGAATATGCTATGGAGATTAATTATTGGTTAATGTACCGGGAAAAAAATTATCCCACAACCGCCATTTTCTCGGAACAGGACGAAGTTGCAATTCAGCAACATCTTGTTACATTATTTAAAGAAAAGATGACATATGATAATTTCTTTACCCTTGTTTCGGATGGCAATCTTTGGAGAATACTGGCTTGGTGGAGCAAGTGGGATGATCAGAAGGGCGCTCTAAAAACATTTTGGAGCGAACATTTGGGCCGAGGAAATAACCATGAATTTGCACTCAAACTTATAAAAGTATTCACTCCTACAATAAATGCTTCTTCTTATAATCCCCAGAATAAACAGGTGAATAGTAGTTCTTATAAATCGGGATTTTATGATGCCAACTTCGATGCCTTAAGCGAAGTTATTGATGTGGATCTACTAAGTAAAAATCTGATCGCGTTTTATGGAGATAACCCACATAAAGAAGGACCATCCGTTATTTCGGCCCGAGATCCAATAGATGATAAAACTTTGGTGTCTATTTTTCAATGGTTTATGAAGAATAAGTTGGTAGAAAGTAAACTCAAAGAATAA
- a CDS encoding TlpA family protein disulfide reductase, with amino-acid sequence MKYLLNIILYFFPILLLAQASNAPQVNVPKGIRIGMEVPADVLGKTVDGKSIPAINALPQDLVILDFMTTACTSCIAALPRLNNLQNANSNVLKIISVSYEETARAQALKKKNEVFKANKLDFVVEDSIWTRYFPHQTVSHMVWVYKGKVIAITFSEFVDQDMIDSVLKDGKLDLPVKNDFLTFDFSRPLMENNLGKFSFLTGFIEGAYTKFDRYADSVNNMIRECIVNAEIVPAFLYCYGKIVELPYIKDSRIIVERPDKERFIFDKERSKYRELWKRKYGISYEANFDLHADTKTNMKAMIKDMELKLGVKTALEPRPVMCWVIKDDPEAKAAVRSEDGQTIANFAFMLDLNGERPPVINESSNGYKYKFTGGSNYEELKVALKKTGFLLTQEERQIPCLVIK; translated from the coding sequence ATGAAATATCTATTGAATATAATACTATACTTTTTTCCCATTCTTCTTTTAGCCCAGGCAAGTAATGCTCCGCAGGTAAACGTTCCAAAAGGTATCAGAATAGGGATGGAGGTACCTGCTGATGTCTTGGGAAAGACTGTAGATGGAAAATCTATTCCGGCGATAAATGCGCTACCGCAGGACCTTGTCATACTGGATTTTATGACTACCGCATGTACCAGTTGTATTGCTGCTTTGCCCCGCTTGAATAACTTGCAAAACGCCAATAGCAATGTGTTGAAGATTATATCAGTGTCCTACGAGGAAACGGCCAGGGCCCAGGCCTTGAAGAAGAAAAATGAGGTCTTTAAGGCAAACAAACTTGATTTTGTGGTAGAAGACTCGATTTGGACCAGGTATTTCCCGCACCAAACGGTTTCACATATGGTTTGGGTTTATAAGGGGAAGGTAATTGCGATTACCTTTAGCGAATTTGTTGATCAGGATATGATTGATAGTGTTTTAAAGGATGGAAAACTTGATCTTCCGGTAAAGAACGATTTTTTAACATTTGACTTTTCACGTCCACTGATGGAAAATAACCTAGGGAAGTTTTCTTTTCTGACGGGATTTATCGAAGGTGCCTATACTAAATTTGACAGGTATGCAGACAGTGTAAATAATATGATCCGCGAGTGCATCGTGAATGCCGAGATCGTACCGGCTTTCTTATACTGCTATGGTAAGATCGTGGAACTTCCATATATTAAAGATAGCCGAATTATTGTTGAAAGACCGGACAAGGAACGTTTTATATTTGATAAAGAAAGATCTAAATACCGGGAGCTCTGGAAACGTAAGTATGGGATCAGCTATGAGGCTAATTTTGATCTGCATGCTGATACAAAGACAAATATGAAAGCTATGATTAAGGATATGGAGTTGAAATTGGGCGTTAAAACTGCGCTGGAGCCCAGGCCGGTAATGTGCTGGGTAATTAAAGATGATCCTGAGGCAAAGGCAGCCGTACGGAGTGAGGATGGACAAACGATCGCAAATTTTGCATTTATGCTTGATCTTAACGGAGAGAGGCCACCAGTGATAAATGAATCTTCAAACGGCTATAAGTATAAATTTACCGGAGGTTCGAATTACGAAGAATTAAAAGTTGCGCTGAAAAAAACGGGATTCTTATTGACCCAGGAGGAAAGACAAATTCCCTGTTTGGTAATTAAATAA